A window of the Candidatus Cloacimonadota bacterium genome harbors these coding sequences:
- a CDS encoding four helix bundle protein, protein MANISELNVYQNSLEFSNQIWNLCLKWNSFASNTVGYQIVKAADSISANLAEGYGRFHLKDNIHFCYYSSGSLEETKDWLRKSRTRNLISENTYQELTKEIVIIAKQLNKYITSLKKKIHRS, encoded by the coding sequence ATGGCAAATATCTCTGAATTGAATGTTTATCAAAATAGTTTGGAATTTTCCAATCAAATCTGGAATTTATGCTTAAAATGGAATTCGTTCGCTTCCAATACCGTTGGTTATCAAATCGTGAAAGCTGCCGACTCGATTTCAGCAAATCTGGCAGAAGGTTATGGCAGATTTCATCTAAAAGATAATATCCATTTTTGTTATTACAGTAGCGGTTCTTTGGAAGAAACAAAAGATTGGTTACGAAAATCCAGAACAAGAAATTTGATCTCAGAAAATACTTATCAGGAATTAACAAAAGAAATCGTAATAATTGCCAAACAACTTAATAAATACATAACATCTCTGAAGAAAAAAATACATCGATCATGA
- the cas2 gene encoding CRISPR-associated endonuclease Cas2, with protein sequence MLTWVMYDIKKDRTRNKVAKLCEEAGIYRVQYSVFVGDLNNAQRKELIAGFIKLINKDDDSIYIFPMCTEDFKKCKLLGQAFDKDLIADEVKALLL encoded by the coding sequence ATGCTAACCTGGGTAATGTACGACATCAAAAAAGACCGTACTCGCAATAAGGTGGCAAAACTTTGTGAAGAAGCAGGAATTTATCGTGTGCAATATTCCGTTTTCGTGGGAGATTTGAACAATGCTCAACGCAAAGAACTTATTGCGGGATTTATTAAGCTTATCAATAAAGATGATGATTCTATCTATATTTTTCCTATGTGTACCGAAGATTTCAAGAAGTGCAAACTTCTGGGACAAGCATTTGATAAAGACCTGATCGCCGACGAAGTGAAAGCTCTGTTGCTATGA